TCTAATTCTGCAAAAAGGATGTCGTTTTTTTTTGTAATATTTCTTAGTTTTAATTTCGTGAATGCGTAACCTCTTAGTTCTAATTTATGTAGGGTTTCATTTAAAAAATATTCTATTTCTGAATAGGGCATTATTAAGCTGTCCTTCTTTTGGTCGAATAAATTGAGTTTTTTGTATTTTGAATTTATACCTATATATATATGTATGTATTTTATTTTGTCTCCTATTTTTAAATTCGCAACATAGGAGGTGTCGTTAGTCTTCGTTAATTTAATTAATCTACTTTCGGTGTATCCTTTTTTTGAAAGTTTCTCCAAAACAAGGTTTGTCTCGTTTTCTATTGATTTTGTATTGATATGTATGGTCGAATAGGTAAGGGAGTCAATTTTTTTTGTTTCTAATGAAGAGTTTCCTGATATTTTTAATTGAAATTTCTGAGCTTGACAATTTAAGCTTAGGAGTATTAGTAATAGATAGGTTTGTAGGTGTTTCAATTGAAAATTAATTTTGATAAAAGTAATATAAATATCTAAAGTTTAAAATGTAATTCAATAAGGAAAATAATCTTATTGAAAATTAATGGATTAACGTTTGTAGAGTAAAAAATAATTTATACATTTGCAACCCCGTAAAAAGCGGGAATTAAATATACATAATAAATTTTTAGTATTAATTATGCCAACAATTCAACAATTAGTAAGAACAGGAAGAACTCAGATAACTAAGAAGAGTAAATCGGTTGCTTTAGATTCTTGTCCTCAAAGAAGAGGGGTTTGTACGCGTGTTTACACTACAACACCAAAAAAACCAAACTCTGCAATGCGTAAAGTAGCGCGTGTACGTTTGACAAATGGTAATGAAGTAAATGCCTACATCCCTGGTGAAGGACACAATTTACAAGAGCACTCGATAGTATTAGTTAGGGGTGGAAGGGTAAAAGATTTACCAGGAGTTAGATATCACATCGTTCGTGGTGCACTTGATACGTCAGGAGTAGCAGGAAGAACGCAAAGAAGATCTAAGTACGGAGCTAAACGCCCAAAAGAAGCAAAAAAGTAATTTAAAACGTAATTTTTATTGAGGCGCGATCTATCGCGGCTGGATGATTATGAAATTTTATTAAAAAAAAGACATGAGAAAAAGAGCGGCAAAGAAAAGACCACTTTTACCAGATCCAAGGTTTAACGACCAATTGGTAACGCGTTTTGTGAACAACTTAATGTGGGACGGTAAGAAATCAACAGCTTTTAAAGTTTTTTATGATGCAATTGACATTATAGAATCAAAAAAGCAAGATGCAGAAAAACCATCATTAGAAATATGGAAAGATGCTTTAACTAATGTTATGCCTCACGTAGAAGTACGTAGTCGTAGAGTAGGTGGAGCTACGTTTCAGATTCCAATGCAAATTAGACCGGATAGAAAAATCTCTATGGCAATGAAGTGGTTAATACTTTATTCTAGAAGAAGAAATGAAAAATCTATGGCTCAAAGATTGGCATCAGAATGTTTAGCTGCGGCTAAAGAAGAAGGTGCTGCTGTTAAGAAAAGAATGGATACTCACAAAATGGCAGAGGCTAACAAAGCGTTCTCTCACTTTAGATTTTAATTCATAAGAAATGGCTAGAGATTTAAAATATACAAGAAATATTGGAATTGCTGCTCATATTGATGCTGGTAAAACAACAACAACAGAGCGTATTCTTTTTTATACTGGGAAATCACACAAAATTGGTGAAGTACATGATGGTGCTGCTACAATGGACTGGATGGCTCAGGAGCAAGAAAGAGGTATTACAATTACTTCTGCAGCGACAACTTGTGAGTGGAATTTTCCAACTACACAAGGTAAGCCGTTACCAGAAACATTGCCGTATCACTTTAATATTATCGATACCCCGGGACACGTTGACTTTACAGTTGAAGTAAACCGATCTTTACGTGTTCTTGATGGTTTAGTTTTCTTATTTAGTGCTGTTGATGGTGTAGAGCCTCAATCGGAAACTAACTGGAGATTAGCTGATCAATATAGAGTACCACGTATTGGGTTTGTTAATAAAATGGACAGACAAGGATCTAACTTTTTGATGGTATGTCAACAAGTAAGAGATATGTTAAAATCTAATGCAGTTGCAATCACTTTGCCAATTGGTGAAGAAAATGATTTCAAAGGTGTTGTGGATTTAGTGAAAAACCAAGCTATTGTTTGGCATGAAGAAGGTTTAGGAGCAACGTACGATATTGTGCCTATTCCTGAAGATATGCTTGAAGAAGTGAAAGAATACAGATCAATTCTTATTGAAGCAGTAGCTGATTATGATGAGAATTTGCTTGAGAAATTCATGGAAGATGAAAACTCTATTACTGAGGAAGAAATCAACATTGCATTAAGAGCAGCTGTAATGGACATGGCTATCATTCCAATGATTGCTGGTTCTTCTTTCAAAAACAAAGGTGTTCAATTTATGTTGGATGCTGTTTGTAAATATTTACCTTCTCCAATGGATAAAGACGGTATCGAAGGGATTCATCCTGACGACGCTGAATTGTTAGAAGAAGATCAAACTAAAATTTTGCGTAAGCCAGATGTTAAAGAGCCGTTTGCTGCTTTAGCTTTTAAAATTGCTACTGACCCATTCGTAGGTCGTTTGGCTTTTTTCCGTGCTTATTCAGGACGTTTAGATGCAGGTTCTTATGTTTTGAACACACGTTCAGGAAATAAAGAAAGAATCTCGCGTATATATCAAATGCATGCTAACAAGCAAAATCCAATCGATTATATCGAAGCGGGTGATATTGGAGCGGCAGTAGGATTTAAAGATATTAAAACTGGAGATACATTGTGTGATGAAAAAAACCCAATTATTCTTGAGTCAATGAAATTCCCTGCGCCAGTAATTGGTATTGCAATTGAACCTAAAACTAAAGCTGACGTTGATAAAATGGGTATGGCTTTAGCTAAATTAGCTGAGGAAGATCCAACATTTACTGTTAGAACTGATGAAGCTTCAGGACAAACTATTATCTCGGGTATGGGTGAGCTTCACTTAGATATCCTTGTTGATAGAATGCGTCGTGAATTCAAAGTTGAAGTAAACCAAGGTGAGCCTCAAGTTGAGTATAAAGAAGCTTTTACAAGAGAAGCTCAACACAGAGAGACATATAAGAAACAATCTGGAGGTCGTGGTAAATTCGGTGATATCGTATTTAGATTAGAGCCTGCTGATGAAGTGGATGGTAAAACTCCTGTTGGTTTGCAGTTTATTAATGCTGTAAAAGGTGGTAACGTTCCTAAAGAATATATACCATCTGTTGAAAAAGGTTTCAGGGAAGCTATGAAAACTGGTCCTTTAGCAGGATACCAAGTAGATAGTTTGAAAGTAACTCTTTTGGATGGATCTTTTCACCCTGTGGATTCTGATGCGCTTTCTTTTGAGTTAGCTGCCAGAATGGGATACAGAGAAGTGGCTAAGGCTGCTGGTGCTGTAATTCTTGAGCCTATCATGAAAATGGAAGTTATTACACCAGAAGAAAACATGGGGGATATCGTAGGTGATATCAACCGTCGTAGAGGACAGGTTAATGACATGGGTGATAGAGCAGGTGCGAAAACAATTAAAGCGGATGTACCTTTATCTGAGATGTTTGGATATGTTACTACATTAAGAACTTTATCTTCAGGTCGTGCAACTTCAACAATGGAATTTTCACACTACGCAGAAACGCCTTCAAATATATCTGAAGCGGTTATCAAAAAAGCAAAAGGAAACGCTTAATCTTTAAGAAAATGAGTCAAAAAATCAGAATAAAATTAAAATCTTACGATCACATGTTGGTAGACAAGTCTGCTGAGAAGATTGTAAAAACAGTAAAAAGTACTGGTGCAGTAGTTACGGGACCAATTCCATTACCAACTCACAAAAAACTTTTCACAGTGCTACGTTCTCCACACGTTAATAAAAAAGCGAGAGAACAATTTGAAGTAATGTCATATAAGAGATTAATTGATATTTATTCATCTTCATCTAAAACTATCGATGCTTTAATGAAATTAGAATTGCCTAGTGGAGTTGAAGTAGAAATCAAAGTTTAAGTATCTTCTAAGGAAAATTAAGGGCACTTTGTTTAAGTGAAAACTTTTTTTGGATTGTGTGTAAATAAGTTATACTTTTGCACCACTTTAAAAATAAGGGTTCACTTAAATGATGTGTTCTATTTTTATATTTAATAATTAATAATTAATATTTATGTCTGGGTTAATTGGTAAAAAAATCGGCATGACTAGCATCTTTGATGAGAACGGGAAGAATATTCCTTGTACGGTAATTCAAGCTGGTCCATGTGTTGTTACCCAAGTCAGAACCAAAGGTGTTGACGGGTACGAAGCGTTGCAACTTGGTTTCGATGACAAAAACGAGAAACATTCCACAAAAGCGGCTTTAGGTCACTTTAAAAAAGCGGGAACTGTAGCTAAGAAAAAAGTCGTTGAATTCCAAAATTTTGCAACAGAACAAAAACTAGGGGATCTTATTGATGTCTCTATGTTTGTTGAAGGAGAATTTGTAGATGTACAAGGTGTATCTAAAGGTAAAGGTTTTCAAGGGGTTGTAAAACGTCACGGTTTTGGTGGTGTTGGTCAAGCAACTCATGGTCAACATAACCGTTTAAGAGCGCCAGGTTCTGTAGGGGCTTCTTCTTATCCATCTAGAGTATTCAAAGGAATGCGTATGGCTGGACGTATGGGAGGAGAAAATGTAAACGTTCAAAACCTTAGAGTTTTAAAAGTAGTTACTGAGAAGAATCTACTTGTTATTAAAGGATGTGTTCCTGGTCATAACAACTCTTATGTAATCATTCACAAGTAATGGAAGTAAAAGTATTAGATTTCAACGGAAAAGATACTGGCAGAAAAGTTCAACTTTCTGATTCAGTATTCGCAATTGAACCAAATAATCACGCTGTATACCTTGATGTTAAGCAATATTTAGCTAATCAAAGACAAGGAACGCACAAGGCTAAAGAAAGAGCTGAAGTTGCGGGAAGTACACGTAAGATTAAAAAACAAAAAGGAACTGGTACTGCTCGTGCGGGTAGTGCAAAGAATCCATTGTTTAAAGGTGGAGGAACGGTTTTT
The Flavobacterium sp. WC2421 genome window above contains:
- the fusA gene encoding elongation factor G, producing the protein MARDLKYTRNIGIAAHIDAGKTTTTERILFYTGKSHKIGEVHDGAATMDWMAQEQERGITITSAATTCEWNFPTTQGKPLPETLPYHFNIIDTPGHVDFTVEVNRSLRVLDGLVFLFSAVDGVEPQSETNWRLADQYRVPRIGFVNKMDRQGSNFLMVCQQVRDMLKSNAVAITLPIGEENDFKGVVDLVKNQAIVWHEEGLGATYDIVPIPEDMLEEVKEYRSILIEAVADYDENLLEKFMEDENSITEEEINIALRAAVMDMAIIPMIAGSSFKNKGVQFMLDAVCKYLPSPMDKDGIEGIHPDDAELLEEDQTKILRKPDVKEPFAALAFKIATDPFVGRLAFFRAYSGRLDAGSYVLNTRSGNKERISRIYQMHANKQNPIDYIEAGDIGAAVGFKDIKTGDTLCDEKNPIILESMKFPAPVIGIAIEPKTKADVDKMGMALAKLAEEDPTFTVRTDEASGQTIISGMGELHLDILVDRMRREFKVEVNQGEPQVEYKEAFTREAQHRETYKKQSGGRGKFGDIVFRLEPADEVDGKTPVGLQFINAVKGGNVPKEYIPSVEKGFREAMKTGPLAGYQVDSLKVTLLDGSFHPVDSDALSFELAARMGYREVAKAAGAVILEPIMKMEVITPEENMGDIVGDINRRRGQVNDMGDRAGAKTIKADVPLSEMFGYVTTLRTLSSGRATSTMEFSHYAETPSNISEAVIKKAKGNA
- the rpsG gene encoding 30S ribosomal protein S7 codes for the protein MRKRAAKKRPLLPDPRFNDQLVTRFVNNLMWDGKKSTAFKVFYDAIDIIESKKQDAEKPSLEIWKDALTNVMPHVEVRSRRVGGATFQIPMQIRPDRKISMAMKWLILYSRRRNEKSMAQRLASECLAAAKEEGAAVKKRMDTHKMAEANKAFSHFRF
- the rplC gene encoding 50S ribosomal protein L3, giving the protein MSGLIGKKIGMTSIFDENGKNIPCTVIQAGPCVVTQVRTKGVDGYEALQLGFDDKNEKHSTKAALGHFKKAGTVAKKKVVEFQNFATEQKLGDLIDVSMFVEGEFVDVQGVSKGKGFQGVVKRHGFGGVGQATHGQHNRLRAPGSVGASSYPSRVFKGMRMAGRMGGENVNVQNLRVLKVVTEKNLLVIKGCVPGHNNSYVIIHK
- the rpsJ gene encoding 30S ribosomal protein S10 is translated as MSQKIRIKLKSYDHMLVDKSAEKIVKTVKSTGAVVTGPIPLPTHKKLFTVLRSPHVNKKAREQFEVMSYKRLIDIYSSSSKTIDALMKLELPSGVEVEIKV
- the rpsL gene encoding 30S ribosomal protein S12; this encodes MPTIQQLVRTGRTQITKKSKSVALDSCPQRRGVCTRVYTTTPKKPNSAMRKVARVRLTNGNEVNAYIPGEGHNLQEHSIVLVRGGRVKDLPGVRYHIVRGALDTSGVAGRTQRRSKYGAKRPKEAKK